One Cervus canadensis isolate Bull #8, Minnesota chromosome 12, ASM1932006v1, whole genome shotgun sequence DNA window includes the following coding sequences:
- the FABP5 gene encoding fatty acid-binding protein 5 — translation MATVQQLVGRWRLVESKGFDEYMKEVGVGMALRKVGAMAKPDCIITSDGKNLSIKTESTLKTTQFSCKLGEKFEETTADGRKTQTVCNFTDGALVQHQEWDGKESTITRKLEDGKLVVVCVMNNVTCTRVYEKVE, via the exons ATGGCCACCGTTCAGCAGCTGGTAGGAAGATGGCGCTTAGTGGAGAGCAAAGGCTTTGACGAATACATGAAGGAAGTAG GAGTGGGGATGGCTCTTCGAAAAGTGGGTGCGATGGCCAAACCAGACTGTATCATCACTTCTGATGGCAAAAACCTCAGCATAAAAACTGAGAGCACTTTGAAAACAACACAGTTTTCCTGTAAACTGGGAGAGAAGTTCGAAGAGACCACAGCTGATGGCAGAAAGACTCAG ACTGTCTGCAACTTTACAGATGGCGCATTGGTTCAACATCAGGAATGGGATGGAAAGGAAAGCACAATAACAAGAAAACTGGAAGATGGGAAATTAGTGGTG GTATGCGTCATGAACAATGTTACCTGTACTCGGGTCTatgaaaaagtagaataa